Proteins encoded by one window of Maliibacterium massiliense:
- a CDS encoding arginine repressor yields the protein MKSNRHTMILDIIRKMDIATQEELAEQLRQRGVVATQATISRDIKELHLIKVLGSNGIYKYAMLEQNDGTIDARLMRLFNESVLTVTSANNLIVLGTISGSANAAAKAIDSLAWDEIIGTLAGDDTILVIVDNNEDAEAVVARFRQMMQ from the coding sequence ATGAAATCAAACCGTCACACCATGATCTTGGACATCATCCGCAAGATGGACATCGCCACCCAGGAGGAGCTGGCCGAGCAGCTGCGCCAGCGGGGGGTAGTGGCCACCCAGGCGACCATCTCACGCGATATCAAGGAGCTGCACCTCATCAAGGTGCTGGGCAGCAACGGCATCTATAAATATGCCATGCTGGAGCAGAACGACGGCACGATTGACGCGCGGCTGATGCGCCTGTTCAACGAATCGGTGCTGACGGTGACGTCGGCCAACAACCTGATTGTGCTGGGCACCATCTCCGGATCGGCAAACGCCGCGGCCAAGGCGATCGATTCGCTCGCGTGGGATGAGATCATCGGCACGCTCGCCGGGGACGACACCATCCTTGTCATCGTGGATAATAACGAGGATGCGGAGGCTGTGGTGGCGCGCTTCCGGCAAATGATGCAATAG
- the recN gene encoding DNA repair protein RecN, protein MLQHLSIRHIALIDALELSFAPGFNVLTGETGAGKSIIVDSMKLALGGRADRDLISAGEARAYVEATFFVPPDAPVRALLEEEGLLETEETSLVLARELTTSGKNTCRIGGVRVTLDLLSQVARQLVDIYGQHEHQSLLNPASHLGFLDCLASGKVAALRGQVQALCAQIASVNREMSQGFGSEQDRAQKMDMLRFQIDEIEQAQLRVGEEQELKEQRALMQASETIAAQLSGAYSALYESEMGPSAMDSVMQAAQAVGRVAHYQQAYEQIRQRLDDAYYALEDTAHTLRDLAGEVFFDPQELQRIEQRLDDLYKLKRKYGADEQAVLDFQQQAQKQLDMLEHAQERMETLSQRREALLDAYYEKACALSQARRAFAKQLEGQVMEQLRDLGMEKCRFAVTFDALPTREACQACVHAEGMDTAAFFISPNPGMPLRPLAKIISGGELSRVMLALKTISAAREGVPCMIFDEIDTGIGGQMAVVLSKKMARIARSHQVLCVTHLAPVAVMADAHLHVQKSGQQETHTQVARLAEDARAAEVARMLGGSVEDALSLEHARQMLAQARAFKQTL, encoded by the coding sequence ATGCTGCAACATCTATCCATTCGTCATATCGCGCTGATCGACGCGCTGGAGCTATCCTTTGCGCCGGGCTTCAATGTGCTTACGGGCGAGACGGGCGCGGGCAAATCGATCATTGTGGATTCCATGAAGCTGGCATTGGGCGGCCGCGCGGACCGCGATTTGATCTCCGCCGGTGAAGCCAGGGCGTACGTGGAGGCCACTTTTTTTGTGCCGCCCGATGCGCCGGTGCGCGCGCTGCTGGAGGAGGAAGGGCTGCTGGAGACGGAGGAGACGTCGCTGGTGCTGGCGCGCGAGCTGACAACCTCGGGCAAGAACACCTGCCGCATCGGCGGGGTGCGCGTGACGCTGGATCTGCTCTCTCAGGTGGCACGCCAGCTGGTGGACATCTACGGCCAGCATGAGCACCAGTCGCTGCTCAATCCGGCCAGCCATCTGGGCTTTTTGGACTGCCTTGCAAGCGGCAAGGTTGCCGCGCTGCGCGGGCAGGTGCAGGCGCTCTGCGCCCAGATTGCATCTGTAAACAGGGAAATGTCGCAGGGCTTCGGCTCGGAGCAGGACCGCGCGCAGAAGATGGACATGCTGCGCTTTCAGATCGACGAGATCGAGCAGGCGCAGCTGCGTGTGGGCGAGGAGCAGGAGCTGAAAGAACAGCGCGCGCTGATGCAGGCCTCCGAGACCATTGCCGCACAGCTTTCAGGCGCGTACAGCGCGCTCTACGAAAGCGAGATGGGCCCGTCTGCCATGGACAGCGTGATGCAGGCGGCCCAGGCGGTGGGGCGCGTGGCGCACTACCAGCAGGCGTACGAGCAGATACGCCAGCGCCTGGACGATGCCTACTACGCGCTGGAGGATACGGCGCATACCCTGCGCGATCTTGCGGGCGAGGTGTTTTTTGATCCGCAGGAGCTGCAGCGCATCGAGCAGCGGCTGGACGATCTGTATAAGCTCAAGCGCAAGTATGGCGCCGATGAGCAGGCGGTGCTGGATTTTCAGCAGCAGGCACAGAAGCAGCTGGACATGCTCGAGCACGCGCAGGAGCGCATGGAAACGCTTTCGCAGCGGCGCGAGGCGCTGCTGGACGCATATTATGAGAAGGCGTGCGCGCTCTCGCAGGCGCGCCGCGCCTTCGCCAAGCAGCTGGAAGGCCAGGTCATGGAACAGCTGCGCGACTTGGGCATGGAGAAATGCCGCTTTGCCGTGACGTTTGATGCGCTCCCCACGCGCGAGGCATGCCAAGCGTGCGTGCATGCCGAGGGTATGGACACGGCGGCGTTTTTCATCTCGCCCAACCCGGGCATGCCGCTGCGTCCTCTGGCCAAGATCATCTCCGGCGGCGAGCTGTCGCGCGTGATGCTGGCGCTCAAGACGATTTCCGCAGCCAGAGAGGGCGTGCCCTGTATGATCTTTGACGAGATCGATACGGGTATTGGCGGCCAGATGGCGGTGGTGCTCTCCAAAAAGATGGCGCGCATCGCGCGCAGCCACCAGGTGCTTTGCGTGACGCATCTGGCGCCTGTGGCGGTGATGGCTGACGCGCATCTGCACGTGCAGAAGTCCGGTCAGCAGGAGACGCACACGCAGGTGGCGCGCCTTGCGGAGGATGCGCGGGCTGCGGAGGTGGCGCGCATGCTGGGCGGCAGTGTAGAGGACGCGCTCTCGCTTGAGCACGCCCGCCAGATGCTTGCGCAGGCGCGTGCATTTAAGCAGACGCTATAA
- a CDS encoding thioesterase family protein, which translates to MQAYTHQVHYYETDQMAVVHHSNYIRWFEEARIDYMRQLHADYQALEAMDCYSPVLSVRCQYKKGVAFGQRVDIRLTLVEMTQVKYRFTYRVVDHETGALHALGETTHCFVNGKGRVISLKKQQPALFARFLQQVGVTTGEAEGENF; encoded by the coding sequence ATGCAGGCGTACACCCATCAGGTGCACTACTACGAGACCGACCAGATGGCGGTTGTCCACCATTCCAACTACATCCGGTGGTTTGAGGAGGCGCGCATCGATTACATGCGCCAGCTGCACGCGGACTATCAGGCGCTGGAGGCCATGGACTGCTACAGCCCGGTGCTTTCGGTGCGGTGCCAGTATAAAAAGGGCGTCGCCTTCGGCCAGCGTGTGGATATTCGATTGACGCTCGTCGAGATGACGCAGGTGAAATACCGCTTTACGTACCGCGTGGTGGATCACGAGACGGGCGCGCTGCATGCGCTGGGCGAGACTACGCACTGCTTTGTCAACGGCAAAGGACGCGTTATCTCGCTGAAAAAACAGCAGCCCGCGCTCTTTGCGCGCTTTTTGCAGCAGGTGGGGGTGACGACGGGCGAGGCGGAGGGCGAAAACTTCTAA
- the spoIVB gene encoding SpoIVB peptidase, protein MKHQKWKRNLGRVLALAVVLINQSPYVQGLYKLPDEIRLLENNAIAWSLPFGVQVDGVEDSANVLNTDGTSLKSVGRQTYQLAPENVGTASAKLSLFGVIPLKEVSVSVLPKTNVMPGGQALGIALYTQGALVVGGSDILTPQGERRNPAQEAGMLSGDIITHIDNTAVKDADHLSQLVNRQDGQAVNARVLRGSEQVDVSIQPVVDAQDGKYRMGLWVRDSTAGIGTLSYYDASNQTFAALGHGIMDPDTQSYLVVKNGLIMHTAISDVRKGVSGTPGELHGTYSLSETPLGDIRSNNQFGIYGKSSAGYTSSLYPNGLPIGLQSTTHIGKASILCAVEGEAVQEYACEITRITPQSSPAPKSMVIKITDTRLLEKTGGIVQGMSGSPILQDGRMIGAVTHVFINDPTRGYGVYLEWMLEESDKIA, encoded by the coding sequence ATGAAACATCAAAAATGGAAGCGCAACCTGGGGCGCGTGCTCGCCCTTGCGGTGGTGCTGATCAACCAATCGCCCTATGTACAGGGCTTATATAAGCTGCCTGACGAAATCCGTCTGCTGGAGAACAACGCCATTGCCTGGTCGCTGCCCTTCGGTGTGCAGGTCGATGGGGTGGAGGACAGCGCAAACGTGCTCAACACCGACGGCACCTCCCTGAAAAGCGTGGGCAGGCAGACCTATCAGCTCGCGCCTGAAAACGTGGGCACCGCAAGCGCCAAGCTTTCGCTCTTTGGCGTCATTCCGCTCAAGGAAGTTTCGGTAAGCGTACTGCCCAAAACAAACGTCATGCCTGGCGGGCAGGCGCTGGGCATCGCGCTCTACACCCAGGGCGCGCTGGTGGTGGGGGGCAGCGATATCCTCACCCCGCAGGGAGAGCGGCGCAACCCCGCCCAAGAGGCGGGTATGCTCTCGGGCGACATCATCACCCACATCGACAACACCGCCGTCAAGGATGCGGACCACCTTAGCCAGCTCGTCAACCGTCAGGACGGCCAGGCGGTCAATGCGCGCGTGCTGCGCGGCAGCGAGCAGGTGGACGTCTCCATCCAGCCGGTGGTCGACGCGCAGGATGGCAAGTACCGCATGGGCCTGTGGGTGCGCGATTCTACCGCGGGCATCGGCACGCTGAGCTACTATGACGCGAGCAACCAAACCTTTGCCGCGCTGGGCCACGGCATCATGGATCCGGATACCCAGTCGTACCTGGTCGTAAAAAACGGCCTGATCATGCACACGGCCATCTCCGATGTGCGCAAAGGGGTCAGCGGCACGCCCGGCGAGCTGCACGGCACCTACTCGCTTTCCGAAACCCCGCTGGGGGATATCCGCAGCAACAACCAGTTTGGCATCTACGGCAAGAGCAGCGCCGGCTACACAAGCAGCCTCTATCCCAACGGCCTGCCCATCGGTCTGCAGAGCACCACCCACATCGGCAAGGCAAGCATCCTGTGCGCTGTTGAGGGAGAGGCGGTGCAGGAATACGCCTGCGAAATCACCCGCATCACCCCCCAGAGCAGCCCCGCGCCCAAGAGCATGGTCATCAAAATCACCGATACGCGCCTGCTGGAAAAGACCGGTGGCATTGTCCAGGGCATGAGCGGCAGCCCCATTTTGCAGGACGGCCGCATGATCGGCGCCGTCACCCATGTCTTTATCAACGATCCCACCCGCGGTTATGGTGTGTATCTGGAATGGATGCTTGAAGAAAGTGACAAAATTGCGTAA
- the spo0A gene encoding sporulation transcription factor Spo0A gives MASQRLRILLADQDEKQSRYRASALRALGDCDVVGIAKDGRTAMELIQQHQIDVVVLDIVLAYRDGLAVLEDTQDMPDRPAMVVLTALSEDSVIQRSMAFGASDYVLKPTSDAELMRHIARAVEQRNMPPSTGRVYESSSEVDWTHVEDQICRVIQNIGIMPHLQGYYYLKTAILLVLQDSSYLSSITQRLYPSVAQAYDTLPGRVERSIRHAIEHAWNRANVEVIDRIFGYTIDERKGKPTNSAFIARVAEHLRLSQNIPSV, from the coding sequence ATGGCGTCACAACGTTTGCGTATATTACTGGCGGATCAGGATGAAAAGCAGAGCAGGTACCGCGCTTCAGCCCTGCGGGCGCTGGGCGATTGTGACGTGGTGGGCATTGCCAAGGATGGCAGGACGGCCATGGAGCTGATACAGCAGCATCAGATCGACGTGGTGGTGCTGGATATCGTGCTTGCGTACCGCGATGGGCTTGCAGTGTTGGAGGATACGCAGGATATGCCTGACCGCCCTGCGATGGTGGTGCTTACAGCCCTCTCGGAGGACAGCGTTATCCAGCGCAGCATGGCCTTTGGTGCCAGCGACTATGTACTCAAGCCTACCAGCGACGCGGAGCTGATGCGCCACATTGCGCGGGCCGTGGAGCAGAGAAACATGCCCCCGAGCACTGGGCGCGTGTATGAATCCTCCAGCGAGGTGGACTGGACGCATGTGGAGGACCAGATCTGCCGTGTGATCCAAAACATCGGCATCATGCCCCATTTGCAGGGGTATTATTATCTTAAGACCGCGATTCTGCTTGTGCTGCAGGATTCCAGCTATCTTTCCTCCATCACCCAGCGGCTCTATCCCAGTGTGGCGCAGGCATACGATACCCTGCCCGGGCGCGTGGAGCGCTCCATCCGCCATGCCATCGAGCATGCCTGGAACCGCGCCAACGTGGAGGTGATCGACCGCATCTTCGGTTACACCATCGACGAGCGCAAGGGCAAGCCCACCAACAGCGCCTTTATCGCGCGCGTGGCTGAGCATTTGCGCCTCTCTCAGAATATCCCTTCGGTCTGA
- a CDS encoding phosphopentomutase produces MDMQGDIKRVLWIVMDSVGAGALPDAEAFGDAQSVNTLAHALAVPQVRVPTLDKLGLRFAMRQVGTLPPTAGAVGRAAEKAPGKDTTIGHWEMAGYIQPHAFPTYPEGFPRDIIDAFCRAIHREGVLGNVPASGTEIIAQLGKAHMQSGLPIVYTSGDSVFQIAAHEDIVPVDTLYEWCRKARAMLQGGHGVARVIARPFTGTPGAFVRTARRHDFSLAPGGETILDALTKRGVPVTGVGKIGDIFAQRGIAKSIPTTDNEDGMDRAIALCESGQEGLLFVNLVDFDTKYGHRRDVMGYAQALVRLDARMAQLLQVLDAQTLLCVTADHGCDPLAAGTDHTREYVPVLFDGAMVRRGVDLGTRATFADMGSTIYQALTGAHWPVGTSMYTDFVV; encoded by the coding sequence ATGGATATGCAGGGCGACATCAAACGGGTGCTTTGGATTGTGATGGACAGCGTGGGCGCAGGTGCGCTGCCCGACGCGGAGGCCTTTGGCGATGCGCAAAGTGTCAATACCCTGGCGCACGCGCTGGCTGTGCCTCAGGTGCGCGTGCCCACGCTGGATAAGCTGGGGTTGCGCTTTGCCATGCGCCAGGTAGGCACGCTGCCGCCCACCGCGGGCGCGGTGGGGCGCGCCGCGGAAAAGGCGCCGGGTAAGGACACCACCATCGGCCACTGGGAGATGGCAGGTTATATCCAGCCGCACGCCTTTCCCACCTATCCAGAGGGCTTTCCGCGCGATATCATCGATGCGTTCTGCCGCGCCATCCATCGGGAGGGCGTGCTGGGAAACGTACCTGCATCGGGCACGGAGATCATTGCGCAGCTAGGAAAAGCGCATATGCAAAGCGGCCTGCCCATCGTCTATACCTCCGGCGACAGCGTCTTTCAGATCGCGGCACACGAGGACATCGTTCCGGTGGACACGCTCTACGAATGGTGCCGCAAGGCGCGCGCGATGTTGCAGGGCGGCCACGGCGTGGCGCGCGTGATCGCGCGGCCCTTTACGGGGACGCCCGGCGCGTTTGTGCGCACCGCGCGCCGGCATGACTTTTCCCTCGCGCCGGGCGGGGAGACCATCCTCGACGCGCTGACCAAGCGGGGCGTGCCGGTGACGGGCGTGGGCAAGATCGGGGACATCTTTGCGCAGCGGGGCATTGCCAAGAGCATCCCCACCACGGACAATGAAGACGGCATGGACCGCGCCATCGCGCTGTGCGAAAGCGGGCAGGAGGGGCTGCTCTTTGTCAACCTGGTGGATTTTGACACGAAGTACGGACACCGGCGTGATGTGATGGGCTACGCGCAGGCGCTGGTCCGGCTGGACGCGCGCATGGCGCAGCTGCTGCAGGTGCTGGACGCCCAGACGCTTCTATGCGTCACAGCGGACCATGGATGCGATCCGCTAGCCGCGGGCACGGACCACACGCGCGAGTACGTCCCCGTACTCTTTGACGGGGCGATGGTGCGCCGGGGCGTGGACCTGGGCACGCGCGCCACGTTTGCGGATATGGGCAGCACCATCTACCAGGCGCTCACGGGCGCACACTGGCCGGTGGGCACCTCGATGTATACGGATTTTGTTGTGTGA
- a CDS encoding D-alanyl-D-alanine carboxypeptidase family protein has protein sequence MKSRILRRFVAMLLLGALAVAPAAHAAPEAADAAPMNITSKAGILVEASTGTVLMESNPDTELPIASLTKMMTLLLSFEAIDRGELRLEDAVTVSGNAAGIEGSKAYLDNGATYTVDALLRSMVVASANDSSIAMAEKLAGSEEVFATRMNERAKELGMNNTQYANCTGLPAPGHHSTARDMSVLSRELIKHPQYFKYSTIWIDEFKHPSGRVTMLTNTNKLIRSGKGVDGIKTGSTGEAGYCLCSTAQREDMRLVAVVLGGPSSKDRFNDASAMLEYGFANYQIGRVVEPGDAAPVPVRVKGGKAPSIALVAQHSFEMVLPRGQEVTFEHETQVPEQVEAPIAKGQEIGQWIIKKDGQEVARIPLLAQDTVLEATYADYIQKIFRRWMGNPDQAA, from the coding sequence ATGAAATCACGGATACTGCGCAGGTTTGTCGCGATGCTGCTGCTGGGCGCGCTGGCTGTGGCGCCTGCGGCGCATGCCGCACCGGAGGCGGCGGACGCCGCGCCGATGAACATCACAAGCAAGGCGGGCATTTTGGTGGAGGCCTCTACCGGTACGGTGCTGATGGAAAGCAATCCCGATACCGAGCTGCCAATCGCCAGCCTGACCAAGATGATGACATTGCTGCTGTCCTTTGAGGCGATTGACCGAGGCGAGCTGCGCCTGGAGGATGCGGTGACCGTTTCGGGCAACGCCGCGGGCATCGAGGGCTCCAAGGCGTATCTGGATAACGGCGCGACCTACACGGTGGACGCGCTGCTGCGCTCCATGGTGGTGGCCTCGGCAAACGATTCGAGCATCGCTATGGCGGAAAAGCTGGCGGGCTCCGAGGAGGTCTTTGCCACGCGCATGAACGAGCGTGCCAAGGAGCTGGGCATGAACAACACGCAGTACGCCAACTGCACAGGCCTGCCCGCGCCCGGCCACCACTCCACCGCGCGGGATATGTCCGTGCTCTCGCGGGAGCTGATCAAACACCCGCAGTATTTTAAGTACAGCACCATCTGGATCGACGAATTCAAACACCCCAGCGGCCGCGTGACCATGCTGACCAATACCAATAAGCTGATTCGCAGCGGCAAGGGCGTCGACGGCATCAAGACCGGCTCCACCGGCGAGGCGGGCTACTGCCTGTGCTCCACTGCGCAGCGGGAGGATATGCGCCTGGTGGCGGTGGTGCTGGGCGGCCCCTCCTCCAAGGATCGCTTCAACGACGCCTCCGCCATGCTGGAGTACGGCTTTGCCAATTACCAGATCGGCCGGGTGGTGGAGCCGGGCGACGCCGCGCCCGTGCCGGTGCGCGTCAAGGGGGGCAAGGCCCCGAGCATCGCGCTGGTGGCCCAGCACTCCTTTGAGATGGTGCTGCCCCGCGGCCAGGAAGTGACTTTCGAGCACGAGACACAGGTGCCCGAGCAGGTGGAGGCGCCCATTGCCAAGGGGCAGGAGATCGGCCAGTGGATCATCAAAAAGGACGGCCAGGAGGTGGCGCGCATCCCGCTGCTTGCGCAGGATACCGTGCTGGAGGCGACCTACGCCGATTACATTCAAAAGATCTTCCGGCGCTGGATGGGCAACCCCGACCAGGCGGCGTAG
- a CDS encoding site-2 protease family protein, translating into MTNTIINIICMLPSVILAFGIHEFAHAKVADKLGDPTPRMMGRVTLDPFAHIDILGLLMLMIAGFGWGKPVQINPSNFRKPRRDMLLVSAAGPMANLTMALVCGTILALVMRFVPVAGNEGFWRVFSPVFTPFVTWNTLLFAFNVIPIPPLDGYKVVRALAKHPSSKFFRFMDSYGFVLLMLLFITGGSSYLIGWISSIVRVPMTTLFQMIL; encoded by the coding sequence TTGACAAATACCATCATCAATATCATATGCATGCTGCCTTCGGTGATTCTCGCATTTGGGATTCACGAGTTCGCGCACGCCAAGGTCGCGGATAAGCTGGGCGATCCCACGCCGCGCATGATGGGGCGGGTGACGCTCGACCCCTTTGCGCACATCGACATCCTGGGCCTGCTGATGCTGATGATCGCGGGCTTTGGCTGGGGCAAACCGGTTCAGATCAACCCTTCCAACTTCCGCAAGCCGCGCCGCGACATGCTGCTGGTATCGGCTGCGGGGCCCATGGCCAACCTGACGATGGCCCTTGTGTGCGGCACCATATTGGCGCTTGTGATGCGCTTTGTGCCTGTGGCGGGCAATGAGGGCTTCTGGCGGGTGTTTTCGCCCGTGTTTACGCCGTTTGTTACGTGGAACACGCTGCTTTTTGCCTTTAACGTCATTCCCATCCCGCCGCTGGATGGCTACAAGGTGGTGCGGGCGCTGGCCAAGCATCCATCTTCAAAGTTCTTCCGCTTTATGGACAGCTACGGCTTTGTGCTGCTGATGCTGCTGTTTATCACCGGCGGTTCTTCCTATCTGATCGGCTGGATCTCCAGCATCGTGCGCGTCCCCATGACGACGTTGTTCCAGATGATTCTCTAA
- a CDS encoding segregation/condensation protein A: MDYVVRLEQFEGPLDLLLHLIRRAQIDIKDIFLSQITEQYLATIRQAESMDMDVSSAFVAMAATLLEIKSRALLPRPPKVSDADDEQEDPEAALIRQLTEYKLFKEASEEMRQMERIGKQMYFKLPEELPPPGLELDLEGVDTQGLYEAFSNVLLRKMARQQAADRPAREIQRDVFTISGKMVYIQRKLKGRGRVRFDALFGEAATREEVIVTFIAMLELLRLGRIGVRQTQQFGPIDIRWMEKEAGSDAAQ, encoded by the coding sequence ATGGATTACGTGGTGCGCCTGGAACAGTTTGAAGGGCCGCTTGACCTGCTGCTGCACCTGATCCGGCGCGCGCAGATCGATATCAAGGATATTTTTCTATCTCAGATCACCGAGCAGTACCTGGCGACCATCCGCCAGGCGGAGTCCATGGATATGGACGTGTCCAGTGCGTTTGTGGCCATGGCCGCCACACTGCTGGAGATCAAATCGCGCGCCCTCTTGCCGCGCCCGCCCAAGGTGAGCGATGCGGACGACGAACAGGAGGATCCCGAGGCGGCGCTGATCCGCCAGCTGACGGAGTACAAGCTGTTTAAAGAGGCCAGCGAAGAGATGCGCCAGATGGAGCGCATCGGCAAGCAGATGTATTTCAAGCTGCCCGAGGAGCTGCCCCCGCCCGGGCTGGAGCTGGACTTGGAGGGCGTGGACACCCAGGGGCTTTACGAGGCGTTTTCCAACGTGCTGCTGCGCAAGATGGCGCGCCAGCAGGCGGCGGACCGCCCCGCGCGCGAGATTCAGCGGGATGTTTTCACCATATCGGGCAAGATGGTGTACATCCAGCGCAAGCTAAAAGGGCGCGGGCGGGTGCGCTTTGACGCGCTCTTTGGCGAGGCTGCCACCCGCGAGGAGGTCATCGTCACCTTTATCGCCATGCTGGAGCTGCTGCGGCTGGGGCGCATTGGCGTGCGGCAGACGCAGCAGTTTGGGCCCATCGACATACGCTGGATGGAAAAGGAGGCAGGAAGCGATGCAGCACAGTGA
- the scpB gene encoding SMC-Scp complex subunit ScpB has protein sequence MQHSEKPTQQQLQLDGNDITSILEALLFVSGEAVQLADIASALALPLEAVEAAVERLMSAYDYNRRGLQIIRFADKVQMSTRKEYSDIIERFAYPNNRQTLSQSAIETLSIIAYRQPITRAEVEQVRGVRCEYTISSLVSKGLICDVGRKETLGRPILYGTTDAFLRYFALESLEDLPHRAELLSVDMPIDEQLELQEPPQEPAGAALPDQQV, from the coding sequence ATGCAGCACAGTGAGAAGCCCACCCAGCAGCAGCTGCAGCTGGACGGCAACGATATCACCTCCATATTGGAGGCGCTGCTCTTTGTCAGCGGCGAGGCGGTGCAGCTGGCGGATATCGCATCGGCTCTCGCGCTGCCGCTTGAGGCAGTAGAGGCGGCGGTGGAGCGCTTGATGAGCGCGTATGACTACAACCGCCGGGGCCTGCAGATTATCCGCTTTGCCGATAAGGTGCAGATGTCCACGCGCAAAGAGTACAGTGACATCATCGAGCGCTTTGCCTATCCCAACAACCGCCAGACGCTCTCCCAGTCCGCCATTGAGACCCTCTCCATCATCGCCTACCGCCAGCCCATCACCCGCGCGGAGGTGGAGCAGGTGCGCGGCGTGCGCTGCGAGTACACGATTTCCTCCCTCGTCTCCAAGGGCCTGATCTGCGATGTGGGCCGCAAGGAGACGCTGGGGCGGCCCATCCTCTACGGCACGACGGACGCGTTTCTGCGCTACTTTGCGCTGGAATCGTTGGAGGATCTTCCGCACCGTGCGGAGCTGCTCTCGGTGGACATGCCCATTGACGAGCAGCTGGAGCTGCAGGAGCCCCCGCAGGAACCCGCTGGCGCGGCGCTGCCCGACCAGCAGGTATAA
- a CDS encoding DUF2953 domain-containing protein produces MGIEIGVCIALGVIALCAALYYTPVRAVVDMHIADLSAEATLCFKVWGGWTLLRLEATLYRGAQGNWLLETHGPRKKDHRTRQLFRRGGTQKKQKNAGDSQAALDILRKNAQVESFDLEMRIGVFGDAAWTATACGLARAAAHSALAYASSYVRMAQMPRVRALPCYGQSGFYAQADGIIYIRLGHVIGAILSLRRKRR; encoded by the coding sequence GTGGGTATAGAAATTGGCGTGTGCATTGCACTTGGCGTCATCGCGCTGTGTGCGGCGCTGTATTACACGCCCGTGCGGGCGGTGGTGGATATGCATATCGCGGACCTTTCCGCGGAAGCGACCCTCTGCTTTAAGGTATGGGGTGGCTGGACGTTGCTGCGCCTGGAAGCCACGCTCTACCGCGGCGCGCAGGGAAATTGGCTGCTGGAGACGCACGGGCCCCGCAAAAAAGACCACCGCACGCGGCAGCTGTTTCGCCGAGGCGGTACACAAAAAAAGCAGAAGAACGCGGGCGATTCGCAGGCGGCGCTCGACATTCTGCGCAAAAACGCGCAGGTGGAGTCGTTTGACCTGGAGATGCGCATCGGGGTCTTTGGGGATGCGGCATGGACGGCCACGGCATGCGGGCTGGCGCGCGCCGCTGCGCACAGCGCACTTGCCTACGCCTCCAGCTACGTGCGCATGGCGCAGATGCCCCGCGTGCGCGCGCTACCCTGCTATGGCCAGAGCGGCTTTTATGCCCAGGCGGACGGTATAATCTACATACGGTTGGGGCATGTTATAGGTGCAATCTTATCATTACGAAGAAAGAGACGGTGA